ATGAGTAACTTTTTGTACAAGACTTATTATACCTACCTTGTTTACgcaaataaaaattcatagtTTAGATTGTATTagcaatatataatttatattatagacTAAACAAATATGTACTATGTATAGAGATAGCAATTTTGTCCCGCTTGACTCATCCCTCCCTACTTTGGCTCATGTGAATGTTCTTCATCTTGCAAAGGGTGGGGATCAGACGAGATTTTAGTCATGTACCACAAGGTGGGTGaggggtttagactttttagacctaCCCCACCCCGCCCACCTCGCATTGATAATTAAaggttaaattgtaatttttttcatatcctaaaactttactatttaaacaaatatatcatcagtttattttattctacccaacgTGGCtctctacctcttttttctctctagtaAGGTTGGAAATAAAGTACTAAttctaacttcttcttcttttttgtctttattaaaaacaaatttatatactattgaataattgattttgtattatgagatttttttttttttttttttggtgatattatcttgttaaacacttagataaattatttaattttttctaaaaattagtttgatttgatgggataaatttatttgtaacttcattttagtttttaaaaaaattgtaatagttCTAGGAAAGTTAAAAAGAAGTAGGGTATTACGGGGTGGGGCAGGGTTTCGCAGGGCCCCAAGAGACAAGGATGGTGTAAGAAAATTTTTCCCATCATGCGAGACTGGGCAAGAATGGAATAAGACAAAATCATGCGAGGCGGGGGCGAGGGGCCGAAGGTCCCTAATTGTGTACAacattctgaattttttttttttttttgtctagaaTGTAAGATCTACATTGAAAATAcaatgtaaactaaaaaaatttcttatacaAAGAAAACTCAGTCTAtaaacaaatgtgtacaatgttgtatatattatatcaatttgatatttttcaactttattttatatagctcattcaaaaaagaaaactttatattatattatcattattcataaaaattaaaaataaaaacttaatattATCATTAATTCATGATACAAATTTAACGTTTTCACTTGCATGAAGTTCTTCCATCTCGAGCATGGCATACTTCTAAAATGTGGCCTGTATTTGAATGGTAGATTTTAGAAATGAATttggatttgtgatttgttcacactgtgtgtgtttgtgttgaAGAGGACAGACCTGCTGCATTTGATCTAAGAGTAGAGACCAGCTGATGATGATAAAACAAACATTCTCaagaatatataaaagattattCTGGTTCCATAAAAGAAACTTACAAACGGCCATGCATTATGGGGGTTATAGTAGTGATCATTTGTCCCATATCTTACACTTATTCGGATATACAAGAAGATATATGATTTAGCTAGCTTGGTCCCAAACTCCCTTCAGCAcgcacaaaagaaaaaaagattagcTACAACCCCTTACCGACAAAGTCAAATTTACCTTTCACAAGAAACAAAGACGTGCCCAAAGAGCCCAAAATTAAGAGCCATAGCTTTGTTCGCAAATTCAGGATCAAAGGGAACACGAATAATGAACCGCCGTTTAAAGACAAGAACTTTCTCAAAGTCAAAGCAGAACAAGCCGGCCACTTCTTGCAACTTGCTAAAAGTGTTATATACAAtaattatacatacatatatctACATATCGGCtacgtttggattgggctgaaaaCCCAACACGTCGTCTgcgttttttcaattttttttttttcactcgtTTGTGAGACTTGTgactactgttcatgtactgtttaaTGACAAGTAGTcgcaaagtttgacttttctcacttttttcagTCAATCAatgcacatcgtgtactgtttatggacccacaaattttacttttcagtaacttttttataaaaaatgggttccatgatactattcacacatttaaaaattattttgttacaatatttttcaattttcagttttaattttcaattttcaactgtatccaaactatccaaacggacccatagtTTATCCACAAAAAcatacatctatatatatatatactccttTGTAAATAGAGACTAAAAGGGGGCTCGAGCTCAATTTgcctaaagtaaaaaaaaaaagaaaaaaagtgttttGTTACGTGAATTCCAGGGAAGCTCAAGAATGGACTTTTGGTGACCAGCATGACCCTACAATTAAAGATTCTGAATGATTCTGAATGGGAAATCGGATATCTTTCACTTGGCTCATAAATATTACCTATTAAGCATAGAGGGTAGGCCACTTGGAGCTAGTTTGAAAAGACTGTAACTTGAAAgctgttgatttttttttttttttctaaatgggCTGTCTGTTCTGTTCCACGCGGAATGGTAAGGACTAAAGACTACGAATATGACCCATTTTTGgttctgtttgtttttgttattcaaAACTTTGACGCCGAAAACCACTTTTCTGTAATTATTGTTCTTTTGTACTATTATATAATTTCAAGGTATAAGTGGGATCTTACCGATATTAGATCAAATATAGCTCGTGCAAAACGTTGCAGATTATGTCAAGGAAGAATTTCAAAGAATAACGtacctaactttttttttttttttttaagatatatttgaacctgtgattaaaaaaaaatagataattaaaatccattacttttttatcattaataatactactttttttttacatataaaaaaaatactttcctTTGACATTCGATGATGGCTAGGAAGACCCCATAATACTTCCAAGATAAGATTATCAATGGATGTAGTGCACAGTGCACGGCATTGATGTGCATAAGTTGGTGGGTGAGGAAAGAGGGATATAggattaaatatttaattatatatatatatatatgagaccGGAGAAAAGCTGCAGAAGAGCAATGATCAACTTGTATATTCAATGTAAACCTTAATTAATCAAATAGAGTCAAGAAACCCCATAACcatacttataatttttttttttaatgagaaatttgtaactttattaagaagaaaataaattcagTACATTATGAGCAATAGCTGATTCAACCAGCGATGAATTTTCCTCTATTTCTTTGGTAAACTTTACCAAAAAATGTGCAAGTTTATTGCCTTGACACTTCACATGAGACACTTGAACAGATCTAAAATCCTAAAGTTTGTATGCAATACCAGTTAGAACATTTGAGACAACCATGGGAGTACATAAACCTAGTATAGTGTCAGCTACTATCTTGGAATCACTTTCAACTACCACATCCCTTATACTAGCATTCCACACAAATGACACTCCAATTTTCATAGCTTTCACCTCAATCTCCAATGGACCCAAAGGTTGATGAAGTTTCTTACTCATTGCTACTACAACCCTTCCTTCATGGTCACGGATGACGGATCACCACCCCAACCCCAAACCCTCGAATATGACTAAAAACTGCGCTATCATCTCCAAAGTGTCATCTCCAGCATGTTGGATGAAAATCAAATACCATACCAAGTCCATAAATTCTTGATAATAAATTCATTGTGTCTCAAACACAATACCGGATAAACTCCACACTCCCAGAACACATGGCCACTAGATTCTTCCCCTAGACCGCAAGCTTCACACTAAGTTTCATCAATGACTTGTCGGTGACACAGATTCATTTTTGTAGGAAGGATATTACAAACTCTCCAGTCGAAAGACTTAATTTTATTTGGCAGATTCAAGCCCTACagtcttctccaaaaaaatttgtgtgtatTAGCATTGGAGGATCTCGTCGTACTCACTAGAAATTCAGTCACTGCAAGCTTGTAAGCACTTCGAACTATAAATTGTCCCTTTGGAGTATAAGCCCACACTAGCCGTAGATTGAGTGAGGATGGTGCTTGGCTAGGACAACACTTGTAAATAAGACGGATCATTAAGCCATTTATCAgtccaaaattccaattgattgcCCATCACCCACCTGCCATTTACACCCTTTTCTGACAATATTCTATGCCGCAATAATGCTTCACCATGCAAAAGATGATCGAGGGCCCAATTTATCCCCAAGAAAGTCACTATCTGGAAAATACCTCGCCTTTAAAACTCTATAGACTAGAGATAAGGTATTTGTTTGAAGCATCCACCCTTATTTGGCTAAAAGTGcaagattaaaagttttaagATCTCGAAAGCTTAAGCCACCATTCTCCTTTGGAGTACAAACTTTGTCCCAACTAAGTCATGTCATCTTAGTTTTTTCATTAGTTTGCCCTCGCATAAAATTTTCGGACCATGTTTGTCATCTTATTGCATAAAGTGTTTGGTAGTTTAAGGACATTCATAGTGTATGCCGGTATTGCCTATGCAACTGCCTTAAACTACTTTACCTTAATTCTTAGTAGATAATCCCAATTTAGGTTGAATAGTATATCTCAATAGGGGGCAgttatatttgtttaatttatctCTCTCAACTTAGATACCATGAGGCAGACCTTTGAAAGTTTTAGAATAATGAGAGATTCCCAAATCCTCCAAACTTGTACAACACGCAGGGCCTTGAATCCAacttaattaaaagaaaaacgtTGAAGGTAATACTAATTTTACTTTAAATAATTATTCGAATGTAAATGATATTACATCAACCCTataataaaaatacttttttattttgtatttaaaagttGACAATATGATAAATTTGTGTATCCCTCGCTTTtttaatccaattaaatttaaattcaaatattattaaaataaaatagaatgagTTGATCAAGCCAAGTGGTTGATCTTCAATCCTACACATTGACAATCTCTTTAATAGCATATCTTATAATCAATCTTTACCAGAGTATTTGTTATAATATTCTAAATGACGCTAAGggcacaaatatttttttttttttttatttgcaattTGCTAAATATGTATAGTAAATTGTAATTAGAAtaataacatcatttttatataaatttactcctaaaattgtttttaatattttacattAACTATAATAAATCACATCAATAATTATTAAAGGGTAGAAAAGTGAACAACTTTGTTTCGATAGATTTGATTGATAGCTGTCACAAAACTCAAATCATACAAGCAAATGGACTCAAACGGACAAGACATGTGGGCCATATTTGTCTTGACACCGCCACAATAACAAAATCGTGTTTTCCCTTAGCGTTTTCCTCGTTCAAGCAAGCACTCATCATTTCATCAACCTGAAAGCGCATTTTCAATTATCGGTTATTAGCTAACACAGATTCACAGCCTTCTATTCAAATATCATCACGACTTCACAAGGCTTGCGCGCCTATCACAAACAGTgcaaaagtttcaaaaatcCAATTTCTCAGCGATCAAACACACAGTCTCGCTCTCAACAAAAATGGAAGATCTATGTAATTCCTCGATGAGGTTCTTCTCCGATCAACACCTCTGCTTCGCCGATATCATCCCTCCTTCTGAGGTAACAACATCATCACCATcaaccatctctctctctcttttggctcagaattgaaatattttggtTCAGGTCCGAGCGAGAATCGAAGTTGCGGTGCTCAATTTCCTCAGGATCTTGACCTCTCCGGCTCCTGCAATCTCCGATCTTCCTCTGGTATTAGTTTTCGCTTTCACGCCAATTATTGCATACAAATTAGTCCGTCTTTGATTTCATTTTGCTCATTAATTACCATAAGCATTTGTTTGGCTGCTGAGAAAACATGAGAAATTGTCTTCAAACTTACTCGTTTTCATTTCTTTGTGCGTTTCCTTAGAAATTATACGGACATTCAGTTCAAAACTAACGCTATGTCGAACAGATCAATAGAAGCTCAACTAATAGCCGAGTAATACGAATTAACTTTGATTTCATTTTGCTCACTAATTAGCGTAATCTTTGTTTGGCTATAACGGTGTGTAAATGATTAGTGCATCTTTGGAATCGATGCAACGAACAGATCAGTAGGAGGTCGAGCACTAGCCGAGTAATACAAATTCTTCAGCCTTTGATTTATTGTGCTCATTAATtagcatattttttgtttggctgctgagaaaaagagagaagaaaactgacttaaaattttctacttttCATTTCTTTGTGCGTTTCCTCAGAATTTAAACtgaaattaagttcaaattaaagGCTTGTAAATTATTTGAGCATCTTGGAATTGGTGCAACGAACAGATCAATAGGAGGTCAAGCAATAGCCGAGTCTGTGCAACCTCAACTATAGAAGCAATTGATGCAATGATTTAAGgcccccaaataaaagaaggtCCCTCAATGCAAATTAATTCTGGCTCCTACacctaggaaaaaaatttaaggtgccactaataaaaataaattaaaatgaagagTGAAAATTAAGGGCTCTTGAGAGAAAAAATTAGGCCCCTTTGTAACCAAcggtttataaaaaaaaattaaagctgcCATTCCCAAAACATAGAAATTGAAGAGATAATGTTCctatttaaaatctaaattaataGCTTTGTAAATAACTTCATTGATAGAAACTAACATTTATTACTTGAATCTATAggaaaaaataaacagaaaaaaacattttctctcCATCTTAAATCTCAAGAAATCAAATATAGTAttgattagtattttttttccctgctcACCTTGCTTCTCTCTAGTCTCCATCTTGATTCTATTTTTATAGCATTCTTAGTTGTTGGCTAGCTACTCTTCTTTGATCTCCATTCAGGTTTGCTTCTATTTgctcttcctttctttttattcttcttgctactaggcttttttttctttttttttttgttttacttgttgCTGAGTTTCACTGATTTGggtctctctttttcttgttaAGGAATTGGAACGAAACACTCTCTAGTCATAGTCAACACCCAGAACTTTTtactaaacttttaaaatttttaatatttttctccaAAGTACAAGTTGTACATGTTTTTAGCTAGGAAGCATTCCACCTTTTTCTATGCTATGAGTTATCATGTCAATGCAAGAGTTATCAAAAGTCAGAATCCATGTGAATtgcagactttttttttttttttttttttgagaaacgtgAATTGCAATTTGCAGGCTATAGTTACATCAAGACTATAGTTACATACATGTTTACATAAGcattcaactttattttagtGCTTCTATTTTCAACCTAcatcaagtctttttttttatgcttttttttcccATCCATTTAGAAAGTCATTAATTTGTTATAGGTAGAGTGTTgtcttaatttaataaaattataagtttaggataatatattttgtattaaaattaatttgttaagctatgtgataaataattttttattccataaaattaataatttttctattacagatcatgttttattttaattataaattattactaAAAGATTAAGTGATATTAAAAGGAAATGTTAATGAAacttaaatgtaaaaatttaattagtaattttgtatcTCAAAGAGAATGATAAATAGATactaaatgtaaaaaaaaaatatatatatatatatatatattaagtaaatattatctaattaatatttaaataattaaaaaaaattctgcctagttttcgcctaaggcccccacaTTTGTTGAGCCGGCCCTGAGCCGAGTAATACAAATTGTTCAGCCTTTGATTTCATTGTGCTCATTAATTAGCATAATCTTTGTTTGGCTactgagaaaaaagagaaaaaattttgacCATAAAATTCAAGCTTTCATTTCTTTGTGCGTTTCCTCAGAAATTAAACtgaaattaagttcaaattacTGGCATGTAAATGATTTGAGTATCTTTGAATCAATGCAACGAACAGATCAATAGGAAGTCAAGCAATAGGCGAGTGAGTCAAGGACTGTTAACTGAAGTTTCATggatttttctctctcactccttTTGCACAAGGTCTTTGATGCGAGCCAATGCCGCTAAAGCCTTCATTCGAGGTActatcaattcaaaattttagggtAAACTTTTCCTCACCCCTTAACTATGGTATAGTTATAATTCCCCTTCAAAACTAAGCAATGTTTCTCATTACTATTGGCAATAAGCAAATATCGTGTCAAAAAAACTTTCAGTCAACTTCaatgaaaaaatcaaaaattttcaaatataaatttgaattttccaTTAGATTTGACAGAATTTCTAACAATAGGGGGCAAAATGCTTATATCCAGTAGTTAAGGGACCACATTGCATAGATTTGTAGTTTAAGGACATTGCAGCTGCTCCATAGTTAAAGAGGGAAAGTGCAATttgcccaaaattttattttcttgttagGGTGTACGTACAATTGTACATTGATAACAGTTCTATTTTTGTGTGTTCtgcttttaaatattttttctaccTGATAGTGTGGAAGGTGATGGAGATGTGCTTTCAGATTCTGGTGCAAGAAAAGCGGGTCACGCAGAGGGAGCTCTTCTACAAGTTGCTTTGTGATTCTCCAGACTATTTTACTTCTCAGTTGCAGGTTAACAGGACAATCCAAGGTTTATTTTctgattcttcttttttcagTTACATCTTAATTTAGCTGTTGTTTCTAAGTTATTCAGTCAATGTCTAACAGATGTAGTAGCATTGCTTCGATGTAGCCGATTCAGTCTTGGAATCATGGCATCTAGCAGAGGACTTGTTGCAGGGCGCCTGTTACTGCAGGCATGTTATCTAATTTCTTTTAGTTTAATCAATCGTAATTTGGGCAATGgcacatattttttaaatcgATCCAACAAGCACGTTGATTACTAGTGATATGGGAATTCACTTGCTAGCTTTAAGCCTCTGGCTGGAGCTGCTGGTGTTATTCATGGTATGATTGATACTTGAGAGGAATGTTTGTGTTGAGATGAGCTGGTAAGCAAGTTGAATGAGTTGTTTTTCTTGACTTTGTGTTACAATAGGAGCTTTTCCCCACGTGGGTCTCTGACTTAAGAAAAAGTTAGTTGCTTTTCATGTGATCATGATGCATGCATCCTTATAGGGTAGCATTGGCTAAAAGACTTCTGgtcattattgatttaaaaaaacaaatatgatcTTTTCTAAGGGAGACAGTCTTCCCCACACGGTGTGTGAGGAAAAACCATAATGCGTAACACAACGATTTTTGTAATTGTT
The sequence above is drawn from the Quercus lobata isolate SW786 chromosome 12, ValleyOak3.0 Primary Assembly, whole genome shotgun sequence genome and encodes:
- the LOC115971410 gene encoding meiotic recombination protein SPO11-2 isoform X4: MEDLCNSSMRFFSDQHLCFADIIPPSEVRARIEVAVLNFLRILTSPAPAISDLPLINRKSSNRRVSQGLLTEVSWIFLSHSFCTRSLMRANAAKAFIRVWKVMEMCFQILVQEKRVTQRELFYKLLCDSPDYFTSQLQVNRTIQDVVALLRCSRFSLGIMASSRGLVAGRLLLQEPNEEVVDCSACGSSGHAISGDLNLLEKLILKTDARYIIVVEKHAIFQRLAEDRIFNQIPSILITAKGYPDIATRFLLHRLSRAFPDLPILALVDCWIGYTLHLQVWKYRDGTGGIQICLQCEMVGTSRK